A region from the Kineothrix sp. IPX-CK genome encodes:
- the thiD gene encoding bifunctional hydroxymethylpyrimidine kinase/phosphomethylpyrimidine kinase, whose protein sequence is MKKVLSIAGSDCSGGAGIQADLKTFSAHGVFGMTVIASVVAENTFRVIEYQDIRPDIIEKQIDAVFEDIPPDALKIGMLSCKEGMLAVAGKLREWKPSNVVIDPVMYAKNGCALMDPDSIDTLIAEVVPLADVITPNIPEAEKMAGIRIYTQKDMRKAARIIHDMGCRAVLVKGGHSEGDATDILFDGSEFYSFSSPRIPTKNTHGTGCTYSSAIASNLALELPIRQAVARSKKYVTTAIANALEIGRGNGPTHHFYDLFQHGLSDVKNWREDIT, encoded by the coding sequence ATGAAAAAGGTATTGAGTATTGCAGGCTCGGATTGCAGCGGCGGTGCCGGCATCCAGGCTGATTTAAAGACCTTTTCCGCCCATGGAGTGTTTGGCATGACAGTCATTGCCTCGGTGGTTGCGGAGAACACCTTTCGGGTTATTGAATATCAGGACATACGGCCCGATATCATCGAGAAACAAATCGATGCTGTTTTCGAGGACATTCCGCCCGATGCGCTGAAAATCGGTATGCTGTCATGTAAGGAAGGTATGCTGGCGGTGGCAGGCAAGCTTCGTGAATGGAAGCCGTCCAATGTGGTTATTGACCCGGTAATGTACGCAAAAAACGGTTGTGCGCTCATGGACCCGGATTCCATAGATACATTGATTGCCGAGGTGGTGCCGCTTGCCGATGTAATTACTCCTAACATTCCCGAGGCAGAGAAGATGGCTGGAATACGCATTTATACGCAGAAGGATATGAGGAAAGCGGCTCGGATCATCCATGATATGGGTTGCAGGGCGGTACTGGTGAAGGGAGGACACAGTGAGGGTGACGCTACGGATATCTTATTTGACGGCAGCGAGTTTTACAGTTTTTCCTCTCCGCGTATCCCAACCAAAAACACCCATGGTACCGGTTGCACCTATTCTTCGGCTATTGCCTCTAATCTTGCATTGGAGCTGCCGATACGGCAAGCTGTCGCACGGTCTAAGAAGTATGTTACTACGGCTATTGCCAATGCTCTGGAAATCGGGCGGGGCAACGGACCGACGCACCATTTTTACGATTTGTTTCAACATGGATTATCAGATGTGAAAAACTGGAGGGAGGATATTACATGA
- the thiM gene encoding hydroxyethylthiazole kinase has protein sequence MRKIYMDLVGQVRMKKPLVHHITNYVTVNDCANITLDIGASPIMADALEEAADIAGIASAVVLNMGTLNERTIPAMITAGRAANEAGVPVVFDPVGAGASKLRNETAVRILREMKINVLRGNISEVRFLAGLHAETKGVDADEADLQNIEDAISVAKTMAVRSGCVVAITGAVDVVSDGGRSVCIENGHSMLANLTGTGCMCSSLIGSFCGAAPESPLEAAVTALLSMGIAGELAFERAGHNGNGSFHAALHDAVSKLDGETLGRRARLYEA, from the coding sequence ATGAGAAAAATATACATGGATCTTGTGGGGCAGGTACGCATGAAAAAGCCGTTGGTACACCATATTACAAATTACGTTACGGTAAATGACTGCGCAAACATTACGCTGGATATCGGAGCATCGCCCATCATGGCCGATGCGCTGGAGGAGGCCGCGGATATTGCCGGCATAGCCTCGGCAGTTGTGCTGAACATGGGGACGCTTAATGAGCGCACCATTCCCGCAATGATCACGGCAGGCAGGGCGGCAAACGAGGCGGGAGTTCCGGTTGTATTCGATCCGGTAGGAGCCGGGGCTTCTAAACTTCGCAATGAAACGGCTGTCAGAATTTTGCGGGAGATGAAAATCAACGTCCTGCGCGGCAATATTTCAGAAGTACGGTTTCTCGCGGGCTTGCATGCGGAAACAAAAGGTGTGGATGCGGACGAAGCCGATCTGCAAAATATAGAGGATGCCATATCTGTGGCAAAGACAATGGCAGTCCGGTCAGGCTGTGTGGTTGCGATTACCGGAGCAGTAGATGTGGTATCGGATGGGGGGAGAAGTGTCTGTATAGAAAACGGTCATTCCATGCTGGCAAATCTCACGGGAACCGGCTGCATGTGTTCTTCGCTGATAGGCTCCTTTTGCGGAGCGGCCCCGGAATCTCCGTTAGAGGCTGCGGTCACGGCCTTGCTTTCTATGGGTATTGCCGGAGAGCTCGCCTTTGAACGGGCAGGGCATAACGGTAACGGCAGCTTTCATGCGGCTTTGCATGACGCAGTGAGCAAATTGGATGGGGAAACTCTTGGAAGGAGGGCAAGGCTATATGAAGCCTGA
- the thiE gene encoding thiamine phosphate synthase: MKPDIDYTLYLVTDRELMVQETIEESVEEAVRGGCTLVQLREKRVSSREFYETAVRVRKVTSRLDVPLIINDRADIALAVEADGVHVGQGDIPVDVIRKMVGPDRIVGVSAGSLTEAISAADAGADYLGVGAMFATGTKTDANITPIQVLRRIREEVRLPIVVIGGINKETIPLFHGIGIDGLAVVSAIVSQEDTAGAAHELKNLFLKGRSRA; encoded by the coding sequence ATGAAGCCTGATATCGACTATACCCTATATCTTGTTACAGACAGAGAACTTATGGTCCAGGAAACCATAGAGGAATCGGTGGAGGAGGCAGTCAGAGGCGGCTGCACATTAGTGCAGCTTAGGGAGAAAAGGGTATCCTCCCGGGAGTTTTATGAAACGGCTGTAAGAGTACGAAAGGTAACATCCCGGCTGGATGTGCCGCTTATCATTAATGATAGGGCGGATATTGCTCTCGCAGTGGAGGCGGACGGAGTGCATGTGGGACAGGGGGATATTCCTGTCGATGTAATACGGAAAATGGTCGGGCCGGATCGGATCGTCGGGGTATCGGCGGGCAGTCTTACCGAGGCGATTTCCGCCGCTGATGCAGGTGCAGACTATCTGGGAGTAGGTGCCATGTTCGCTACGGGAACGAAAACGGATGCCAATATTACTCCTATACAGGTACTGAGGCGCATACGGGAGGAGGTTCGGCTTCCCATTGTCGTGATTGGGGGAATTAACAAAGAAACGATACCGCTTTTTCATGGCATAGGTATCGACGGGCTGGCAGTAGTTTCTGCCATTGTTTCCCAAGAGGATACGGCAGGTGCGGCACACGAGCTGAAAAACTTATTCCTTAAAGGGAGGAGCAGGGCATGA
- a CDS encoding HAD family phosphatase has protein sequence MKAYIFDLDGTLLDSMGVWEQIDAEFLTKRGIEMPPDYISAVCALSFQETAAYTIERFGLPVSVDELLKAWNAMAVHAYGHTVALKPYAREFLTAVKERGVKLGIATSLPAALYEPSLRGHGIIEMFDVVCSTDEVGLGKSSPEVFLYTADKLGAAPKECVVFEDILQAIQSAKLAGMVVYGVFDEASKEQWAAIQKIADGVLYDFKDAPLPQ, from the coding sequence ATGAAGGCATATATATTCGATCTGGACGGTACCCTGCTGGATTCCATGGGCGTATGGGAGCAGATTGATGCGGAATTTCTGACCAAACGAGGAATAGAGATGCCGCCTGATTATATTAGTGCTGTCTGCGCACTCAGCTTTCAGGAGACCGCAGCATATACTATTGAGAGGTTCGGCCTTCCGGTTAGCGTAGATGAACTGCTGAAAGCATGGAATGCTATGGCGGTACATGCATACGGTCATACCGTTGCGCTAAAGCCGTATGCCAGGGAGTTTCTTACTGCAGTCAAAGAGAGAGGCGTTAAACTTGGCATAGCTACCAGTCTGCCTGCAGCTCTTTACGAACCGTCGCTTCGAGGGCACGGTATTATAGAGATGTTTGATGTCGTTTGTTCCACAGATGAGGTGGGTTTGGGCAAGTCCAGTCCCGAGGTGTTTCTGTACACTGCGGATAAACTTGGTGCAGCGCCTAAGGAATGTGTGGTATTCGAGGATATTTTGCAGGCGATTCAGAGTGCTAAGCTAGCTGGAATGGTTGTATATGGAGTGTTTGATGAAGCGTCAAAGGAGCAGTGGGCTGCCATACAGAAAATCGCAGACGGTGTTCTATATGATTTTAAAGACGCGCCGCTGCCGCAATAA
- a CDS encoding TIGR04076 family protein has translation MGKVKLTVVSSKCRCGYSKTGDEYIIDDICPPLCHELWNCAYPMVYALKNGASLDYGNQTAKMFDVKCPDNGRVVLHGEAIE, from the coding sequence ATGGGAAAAGTAAAGTTGACTGTTGTTAGCAGTAAATGCAGATGTGGATATAGTAAAACGGGAGACGAATATATCATCGATGACATCTGCCCGCCCCTATGCCACGAGCTTTGGAACTGTGCTTATCCAATGGTGTATGCACTCAAAAACGGTGCTTCTCTCGATTATGGTAATCAAACAGCTAAAATGTTTGATGTAAAATGCCCGGACAACGGCAGAGTCGTTCTGCACGGGGAAGCGATTGAATAA
- a CDS encoding GntR family transcriptional regulator gives MKIDIPKYQQIAADIAAKIAYGDYSEGEKIYVRSSLASQYGVSSETARRAVCVLSDMKIVEITKGSGVLIKSRKLAMDFINKFDSVSQMSELKKHILNSIEQQITQSTELKTMVTELMYKTERFRVVNPFSPFEIAITEQASYIGQNLSESNFWHNTAATVIAIRRGEQIIISPGPYAVITEGDILYYVGDENCHERVKNFLYSK, from the coding sequence ATGAAAATTGACATTCCAAAATATCAGCAGATTGCTGCAGATATCGCAGCCAAGATCGCTTATGGTGATTATTCGGAAGGCGAAAAGATATATGTTCGCTCCTCTTTAGCAAGCCAATATGGAGTTTCCTCCGAAACGGCCAGGCGTGCAGTATGCGTGCTGTCGGATATGAAAATTGTGGAAATTACAAAGGGCAGCGGAGTTCTTATTAAGTCCAGAAAACTAGCCATGGATTTCATTAATAAGTTTGATTCAGTCAGTCAGATGAGTGAGCTGAAAAAGCATATTCTAAACAGTATAGAGCAACAAATTACGCAAAGCACCGAGTTAAAAACGATGGTTACCGAGTTGATGTACAAAACAGAACGTTTTCGTGTAGTGAATCCATTTTCACCTTTTGAAATTGCTATTACGGAACAGGCATCTTATATAGGTCAAAACCTTTCGGAAAGTAATTTTTGGCATAATACTGCGGCAACTGTCATTGCGATACGGCGCGGAGAACAAATTATTATATCCCCCGGACCATATGCGGTAATCACAGAGGGAGATATCCTTTATTACGTCGGTGATGAAAACTGTCATGAGAGAGTGAAGAATTTTTTGTATTCAAAATAA
- a CDS encoding glycine betaine/L-proline ABC transporter ATP-binding protein: protein MPKVEIKGLYKIFGPTPRQVITMLQDGADKANILKKHKHSVGVNNASFTVEEGEIFVVMGLSGSGKSTLIRCLNRLIEPTGGSVFIDDQDITKVSAAHLREVRRKKIAMVFQNFALLPHKTVLENVAFGLEIQDVKAEIRKQKAQEMLETVGLKGYGNAKPNELSGGMQQRVGLARALATKADILLMDEAFSALDPLIRKDMQNELLSLQHKLKKTIIFITHDLDEALKIGDRIAIMKDGNIVQIGTAEEILQSPADDYVREFTQDVNRAKIITASAIMRDAEALVLEKSGIRMAVRKMKDLGISSLFVTDKSNMLLGIVTIEQVSSLIKEGKEDLASIIDDNIKTVGPESSIDEIIPLFLYSNYPVAVVDTDKKLKGIIFKSTVLAGIAGEGREPYYV, encoded by the coding sequence ATGCCAAAAGTTGAAATCAAAGGGCTATACAAAATATTTGGTCCGACGCCAAGACAAGTCATAACTATGTTGCAAGACGGTGCGGATAAAGCCAATATTTTAAAAAAGCACAAGCATAGTGTTGGTGTGAATAATGCTTCCTTCACGGTTGAAGAAGGAGAAATATTTGTTGTTATGGGCTTATCAGGCAGCGGAAAGTCGACGCTTATACGTTGTTTAAATCGTTTAATAGAGCCCACGGGAGGTAGTGTTTTCATTGATGATCAAGATATTACGAAAGTATCTGCCGCACATCTTCGAGAAGTGCGGAGAAAAAAAATCGCGATGGTTTTTCAGAACTTTGCACTTTTGCCGCATAAAACCGTACTGGAAAATGTGGCATTTGGATTGGAAATACAAGATGTAAAAGCGGAAATACGTAAACAAAAAGCGCAGGAAATGTTGGAAACTGTAGGGTTAAAAGGATATGGAAATGCAAAACCAAATGAATTGTCGGGCGGCATGCAGCAAAGGGTGGGACTTGCAAGAGCTCTCGCAACAAAAGCAGACATTCTTCTGATGGATGAAGCATTCAGTGCCCTTGACCCGTTGATTCGTAAGGACATGCAGAATGAACTTCTGTCCTTGCAGCATAAATTGAAAAAAACAATAATATTTATAACACACGATTTGGACGAAGCGCTGAAAATCGGAGACAGAATTGCAATTATGAAGGATGGCAATATTGTTCAAATCGGTACCGCTGAAGAAATTCTTCAAAGTCCTGCGGATGATTATGTCCGTGAATTCACACAGGATGTAAACCGGGCAAAGATTATTACAGCCTCTGCAATCATGCGTGATGCTGAAGCACTGGTTCTCGAAAAATCGGGAATTCGCATGGCTGTTCGCAAAATGAAAGATTTAGGCATTTCAAGCCTTTTTGTAACAGATAAAAGCAATATGCTGCTGGGAATCGTCACAATTGAACAGGTGTCTTCGCTGATAAAGGAAGGTAAGGAGGATCTGGCATCTATTATTGATGACAACATTAAAACAGTAGGCCCCGAATCGTCAATTGATGAAATTATCCCGTTGTTTTTGTATTCAAATTATCCCGTTGCGGTGGTGGACACAGATAAAAAGTTAAAAGGAATTATTTTTAAGTCTACTGTGCTTGCCGGTATTGCAGGAGAAGGGAGGGAACCTTACTATGTTTAG
- a CDS encoding proline/glycine betaine ABC transporter permease — protein MFSEKLPVGSFVEKGIDWMTQNFSGFFTSIKEALSGVIDGTSWLLTIIPAFVFIILVVLFAWWIAGKGLAIFAGIGLSLIYNLNLWDKTMQTLALVGASTLIALLIGLPLGILMSKSDAANKIIRPILDFMQTMPAFVYLIPAVYFFDLGTVPGAVATIIFAMPPIVRLTNLGIRQVPADVVEAAKSFGSTPAQLLFKVRIPLAVPTIMAGLNQTIMLSLSMVVISAMIGADGLGRTVYEGITQMNIGKGFEGGLAVVIMAMLLDRITQCLGSTPQKSGKEFIKKLLGK, from the coding sequence ATGTTTAGTGAAAAACTTCCAGTGGGTAGTTTCGTGGAAAAAGGCATTGACTGGATGACACAAAATTTTAGTGGATTCTTTACCTCGATAAAGGAAGCTCTCTCCGGAGTTATTGATGGCACAAGCTGGCTTCTTACCATTATACCGGCTTTTGTTTTTATAATTCTGGTCGTTCTTTTCGCGTGGTGGATTGCAGGAAAGGGGCTTGCGATTTTTGCCGGAATTGGTCTTTCTCTCATATATAATCTTAACCTTTGGGATAAGACCATGCAAACGCTGGCCTTAGTCGGCGCCTCAACTTTGATTGCTTTGCTTATCGGTTTGCCTCTTGGTATTCTTATGTCGAAAAGCGATGCAGCAAACAAGATCATACGGCCGATATTGGATTTTATGCAAACGATGCCGGCCTTTGTGTACTTAATTCCGGCGGTATATTTCTTTGATCTGGGTACTGTCCCCGGTGCGGTAGCAACCATCATATTTGCCATGCCGCCTATCGTACGCTTGACAAACCTCGGAATCCGTCAGGTGCCTGCGGATGTAGTGGAAGCGGCTAAATCATTTGGCTCGACCCCTGCACAGCTGCTTTTTAAAGTTCGGATCCCTCTTGCGGTTCCTACTATTATGGCAGGGCTGAATCAAACTATCATGCTTTCTCTTTCCATGGTAGTCATATCGGCTATGATTGGAGCCGACGGTCTTGGCAGAACCGTCTATGAAGGCATAACACAAATGAATATCGGGAAAGGCTTTGAAGGGGGGCTGGCTGTAGTCATCATGGCTATGCTGCTTGACCGTATTACACAATGTCTCGGCTCAACACCACAAAAGTCGGGAAAAGAGTTCATAAAAAAATTACTGGGTAAATGA
- a CDS encoding glycine betaine ABC transporter substrate-binding protein: protein MLKKITLMLISVLLIAVAATGCGRTEDKDTKGTVKLAYVNWAEGIAMTNLAAAVLEEKMGYEVELTMADAAPVFTSVSSGNTDAFLDVWLPVTHESYIEKYGDDMVDLGISYENALLGLIVPSYVEIDSIEELNENKGMFGGEIIGIDAGAGLMAAAEKAVEEYALDYKLLTGSGPTMTAALGKAIDANSSIVVTGWAPHWMFAKWDLKVLEDPKGVFGEVENIHKYSRKGLEEDMPEVTAFLKNFKMTEAELGDLMGVIEEYDGEPLDAAHSWMNDHEGLINEWINF from the coding sequence ATGTTAAAAAAAATAACTTTAATGCTTATATCAGTGTTATTAATAGCCGTGGCCGCAACAGGGTGTGGCAGAACAGAAGATAAGGACACGAAAGGAACTGTTAAACTGGCATATGTCAATTGGGCGGAGGGTATCGCAATGACGAACCTTGCGGCAGCTGTGCTCGAGGAGAAAATGGGATATGAGGTTGAGCTGACTATGGCTGATGCTGCTCCTGTATTCACTTCTGTATCAAGCGGAAATACCGATGCTTTCCTGGATGTCTGGCTCCCGGTAACTCATGAAAGCTATATTGAAAAATATGGGGATGATATGGTGGATTTGGGTATATCATATGAAAACGCGCTTCTGGGATTAATCGTACCTTCATATGTTGAAATAGACAGTATTGAAGAGCTTAATGAAAATAAAGGTATGTTTGGCGGCGAGATCATAGGAATAGACGCAGGCGCAGGTTTGATGGCAGCTGCAGAAAAGGCGGTAGAGGAATATGCTCTGGATTATAAACTCCTGACCGGCAGCGGACCGACCATGACGGCCGCATTAGGAAAAGCAATTGATGCAAACAGCTCTATTGTAGTTACCGGATGGGCACCTCATTGGATGTTTGCAAAGTGGGATTTAAAAGTGCTGGAGGATCCCAAAGGTGTATTTGGTGAGGTTGAGAATATTCATAAATATTCCAGAAAAGGTCTGGAAGAAGATATGCCGGAGGTTACGGCATTTCTAAAGAATTTTAAAATGACAGAGGCTGAACTTGGTGATCTTATGGGTGTGATCGAAGAATATGACGGTGAACCGCTGGATGCGGCACATAGTTGGATGAATGACCATGAAGGCCTTATCAACGAATGGATAAATTTTTGA
- a CDS encoding CPBP family intramembrane glutamic endopeptidase: METINADIQKEISLPRLLCYIFIPTSLLTAVYIFIGFLQNKIPSLLLFFLLAVFILFPIELGIVLYSSKKEYGSYSLKSSFLFHNRMSWWKILLYGFFLFAFAGIMSVTIAPLENLLFAPVSNRLAPLIPVYFDWTNIEYLKQYPNDILILTCIGYFILNVIVGPIIEELFFRGYLTSKIRRFGAFAPLIITMLFSLYHLWLPFNNLFRIFVFLPASFIAWKKKNIYISITFHCMCNLFSTISFITAVYSI, from the coding sequence ATGGAAACAATTAACGCAGACATACAAAAAGAAATAAGTCTACCAAGATTACTTTGCTATATTTTTATTCCTACTTCGTTACTGACCGCAGTTTATATTTTTATAGGATTTTTGCAAAATAAAATCCCTTCACTTTTATTGTTCTTTCTCTTGGCAGTCTTTATCTTATTTCCAATTGAATTAGGTATTGTTCTATATTCAAGTAAAAAAGAATATGGCAGTTATTCATTAAAAAGCTCGTTTTTATTTCATAACAGAATGAGCTGGTGGAAAATACTTCTATATGGTTTTTTCCTATTCGCTTTTGCAGGCATTATGTCTGTAACCATAGCTCCTTTGGAAAATCTCCTGTTCGCTCCGGTATCCAATCGTCTGGCACCACTTATTCCCGTATATTTTGATTGGACTAATATCGAATATCTCAAGCAATATCCTAATGATATATTAATATTAACTTGTATTGGATATTTTATTCTCAATGTTATAGTTGGCCCGATTATTGAAGAGCTCTTTTTCAGAGGCTACCTCACATCAAAAATAAGAAGATTTGGGGCTTTTGCACCATTGATAATTACTATGCTGTTTTCCTTATATCATCTATGGCTTCCCTTCAATAATCTATTTAGAATTTTTGTATTTCTGCCTGCCTCATTTATTGCTTGGAAGAAGAAAAACATCTATATATCAATAACATTTCATTGTATGTGCAACTTGTTTTCAACTATATCCTTTATTACTGCAGTATATTCTATATAA
- a CDS encoding manganese efflux pump MntP family protein: MDLITLFTLAAGLSMDAFAVAVCKGLAMQRMTIKKAAAVAGWFGSFQALMPAVGYMLGIRFRDEIAAVDHWISFLLLLLIGANMIREAIWGKTEESNDSLAPKEMFILAAATSVDALAVGITFAFLDVNIFTAIVVIGTVTFILSMAGVKAGNRFGMKYKAKSEIAGGAVLILLGIKILAEHIGIF; encoded by the coding sequence ATGGATTTGATTACATTATTTACGCTTGCCGCAGGCTTATCCATGGACGCTTTTGCAGTAGCTGTCTGTAAGGGACTCGCTATGCAGAGGATGACGATAAAAAAAGCGGCGGCAGTAGCTGGATGGTTTGGAAGCTTTCAGGCATTAATGCCCGCCGTCGGATATATGCTGGGAATACGGTTCCGGGATGAAATTGCGGCAGTGGATCATTGGATCTCATTCCTTTTACTATTGTTAATTGGTGCCAATATGATTAGAGAGGCAATATGGGGGAAAACGGAAGAGAGCAATGATTCCCTTGCGCCCAAGGAAATGTTCATTCTTGCAGCGGCTACAAGTGTCGATGCGCTGGCGGTAGGAATTACCTTTGCTTTTTTGGATGTGAATATTTTTACGGCAATAGTCGTTATCGGTACAGTTACATTTATTTTATCCATGGCGGGCGTGAAAGCAGGGAACCGATTCGGGATGAAATATAAGGCAAAGTCGGAAATCGCGGGAGGCGCAGTACTGATATTGCTGGGGATAAAGATTTTAGCAGAGCATATTGGAATATTCTAA
- a CDS encoding spore coat protein, which produces MQEKTMVADTLAGINGELVRFGEMIPQTENKELKQTLKQFRNTCEQSQEELYQIAREKSYYVPASKATQEEVEHVKTLFTSGVL; this is translated from the coding sequence ATGCAGGAAAAAACAATGGTAGCGGATACCTTGGCAGGTATTAACGGAGAACTCGTTCGTTTCGGCGAGATGATTCCTCAGACGGAAAACAAGGAACTGAAGCAGACATTAAAGCAATTCAGGAACACATGCGAACAGTCGCAGGAAGAATTATATCAGATTGCAAGAGAAAAATCATACTACGTACCGGCTTCCAAGGCAACACAGGAAGAAGTAGAGCATGTAAAAACCTTATTTACCAGCGGAGTTTTATAA
- a CDS encoding GNAT family N-acetyltransferase, protein MVNNRENSVIKKLTREELISVYTTHSVRHFPADERKPVSSISRMAEEGIYAGYGLYKETDTELLCYAFFTVLPGCRNILLDYFAVMEQYRSEGIGSYFLEKMKHSLPNCDGILIETENPDYAKDESERLVRDKRISFYERNGAYSAGILAEIFGVHYRILFLPVLKSPAQGTLLSDFDSIYRYMVPPEYYKKYIHISDI, encoded by the coding sequence ATGGTAAATAATAGAGAAAATTCAGTAATTAAGAAATTAACCAGGGAAGAATTGATTTCCGTATATACTACACATTCTGTGAGACATTTTCCGGCAGATGAGAGGAAGCCTGTTTCTTCCATTAGCCGGATGGCTGAGGAGGGTATTTATGCCGGCTATGGGTTATATAAGGAAACGGATACCGAGCTATTGTGTTATGCTTTCTTTACAGTTCTTCCCGGATGCCGAAATATCTTGTTAGATTATTTTGCAGTAATGGAACAATACCGCAGCGAAGGAATCGGTTCTTATTTTCTTGAGAAAATGAAACACTCTCTTCCGAATTGCGACGGTATATTGATCGAGACAGAAAACCCAGATTATGCAAAAGATGAAAGCGAACGGCTTGTCAGAGATAAACGAATTTCTTTTTATGAGAGAAACGGGGCTTATTCTGCGGGTATTCTAGCGGAAATATTCGGCGTGCATTATAGAATTCTTTTTCTTCCGGTTCTGAAATCTCCCGCACAGGGCACTTTACTTTCGGATTTCGATTCCATTTACAGATATATGGTACCGCCGGAATATTATAAGAAGTATATTCATATCTCCGATATATAG